Genomic DNA from Oncorhynchus mykiss isolate Arlee chromosome 2, USDA_OmykA_1.1, whole genome shotgun sequence:
AATAACGGATGTAAAAAAAGAACGATAGCAAAAATTAGTTATGTAAAAATTATTTCATACTCCACATTTAGGGGGGCCACAAGGGGGTCCAAAATTGTTGTCACAGGGGCAGAACTGCTAGTGGGCATTTGTACATTAGAAATCATATTCCAAAATAAATGTCAGGGTGAAAAGAATTGAAAAGTAAAATATTGTTTGACATATTTTTCTTGCTTTCGTTTAGTGCTGCTCTTACCAAAGGACACCGGACCAATGATATTCGTCAGTGCAGAAAAGCTGAGGTGAGGGGGGAGTGGAGAGGTGTCAGGTAACATTATTCACTCATGAGTCACTGTTTTTACCTGCCAGTGAAGAACCGGAAGGATACAGTTTGAGTGGATTCTACTTACATTTTTAAGAGATAAATATTGAAAAGATACTAATCAAAACGCATTTGCACTTGTGATGAGGTGAGTATTAATCTGTTATGTTTTTCCGTGTTTAAATCAGTTTTTTAACGGGCATCGAAACACAAAAGTGACTTGGTTGTGCTGGGAGTATCATATCGCTCAGGTGTGGCACCTGTTTTTCCTATGAATAAAGATACATTGAAGAGTATTGTAGGAACCTACAATgttatataaaacattttttttaaagtgtaggCCTAAATACGCAGACACAGtaaatatttaaataaaatactgtagttatttgaccatggttacatTATTTCATACATAGCTGTACTTTAATAGCTACAGAACATACACGCCATGGTGTCATGTTTATGTTCATACAATATCCTCCCACTCGACCAGTAGGCCTAGAGTGAACCCCATATCATTGCCAGAGGTGACTCTATTGTGATTCTACTCTGAGCAATGTCAATGTACAAGATTTATGTCTGTCAATGTGCCACACacctcacctcctccacctctttgtCCCCCAGGTGAGTGACCATGGCGCAGCACTATGATGGTCTGTCCCACTGTAAACTGGCCCTGGTGTTTGCCATATTGATGGACCTGCTAGGTGTCTCTGCTCTTCTGGTGGGGGTTTTCGCCCCATTAGAGATTAAGGGACAGGACTTTGGGGACCTGTTGGTGTACTCTGGGGCTCTACTGATGCTCATGTCCCTGGGAGGATGGGTCATGTGGTACAGCGGGAACCTTGAGGGCCTGACCTCCAGGAAGGAGCTAGGGGGAACCATGGGTGCCATGGACCGGCTGGCCCGCTCCCTCAGCCGCAGGATACGACTCCCCAGGAGCCACAGCAGCCCCTCATGATGCTTCATGGTCAGGCGTAGGAGAAGGGTGTGGTTGTAGGGGAGGGTCCTCACTGTCTCCATTAGACTATTGGCCCCTGATAGTCAAACTGCCTGGGGGTCTGGGAGCAGTATTGTTGGCATTGAGGGAGTGCTATTAAATGAACCATGCTATGGCCCGTGATGTGAACAGGcaaaagaggggttgggaggaGCACCCTTCTCAAACCTAACAGTAATCTGCGCCGCTCGGTCATGTTGTCATCAAGGCAGCATATGTTCACATTTTCAAACTAGTTTTCAATAGGAAGGCAGATAATGATTGCTTTTGATAAAAATTATTTTTGGTATGTGTAAACACAGAATCCTATTCATTACTCCATGCCCGGTTCCAAAACGAATGTAATCAACGCCAACCCATTTCACCCGGGACAGGAATAAGATTCCGTTtttaagatatatatatttttatagaaCTCCCTCATTCTTTAACCCAAGTTCCACCGCCTCCACAGTGGAAGAGACTTACATACTGATAGTTCACTAGTGTCAATTACAAGATGGAAAAACTGTTGGTCATTGCATTTTATTGTGACTTAACCTTTGCTGAAACACCTGCGGTAGATAACAGAATTGTACACTGTCTGAATAGGATTTTAAACGATCAAGCATGGAGGCTATTCATAGATCACTTGGTTGGTTTGTTTAGGCTTGAATCTGTACAGAATTGATCTTTATATTCATAATAATTAATGTGTTGTGGTTTTCTTTGAATCGTAATAGGGTTTTTGTATTAAATTATAAAATTGTattaaaactataaaataaccTACCATAGGGCATTTGTGAAGATTTGGGGTGTAAAGTATTACATTATATTGACTTGAAAACAGATATTTTATGAAAGTATTTACAAAAGTTTATTTTTCATAGATTATCTTGCATAGAGTCGTTATGATGAACATTTTCAGACAtgagtcacacacaaacactctttcAAATACTGCATAAAATACTTTAAGTATCTTTTGAGACTTCCACTCCCTTATCGCTCTGCAAATGAAAACttagaacaaaacaaaaaaattaaaTGTGTTTCACAAGGTCATGACGAGCAGACATAAGATAATTTCTCTGGGAGAAATCCTAGCAGTTTTTTTTTTCTAGAATCTTCAAGAGGATTAGCCAATAATTTCAAaagatttgacacacacacacacagagagagagatgataataAAGTGCAATTACGCTGTAGATTTACCCAGCATGGGAACTGAAGGCCAGGGTCTTATGCAACAATAGTTACTAGGAACCCAGCAGCTTCAACACTACATCTCAGTATCAATGTAAACGAGTTTGATCAAACGTCATGGAATGATGATATGAATCTGAGTGTGCATGTTTTGTGGTAAAAACAAACCCTAACCATTCTTAACTAACCAAACAAAAGTCAAGACTCTTACTGTAAAATACTTTGCTACAGTGATgtgccacccggcacagccagaagaggactggccaccccacatagcctggttcctctctaagtttcttcctagattttggcctttctagggagtttttcccagtgcttctacacctgcattgcttgctgtttggggttttaggctgggtttctgtacagcactttgagatatcagctgatgtacgaagggctatataaataaatttgatttgatgatatttacatgtgagtcatttagcagacgctcttatccagagtgatttacaggagcaattagggttaagtgccttgctcatcaTGTGCACGGACCGATTTTTGACCTAGTCGGCTCGGGTTTTCGAACCAGCGATCTTtgagttactggcccaacgctcttaacagctaggctacctgccgcccatataTGAAACACAAAACATTGTACAATAACCAATCTCACAGCAACGATTGTCAAATCATAGGTGAAAGGTTTAGTCAAGAGGATGAGGGTAGCAACTGAATAACAGAATGAGACAAGAAGGATTAAGCTGTGATGTCTTAATTTAATCCCAAAATTCTAGAACAAAAATCCAAATGGAACTCCTAGTGAATGAAGCCAATTAAAAAATGGCTCCCATTTGTACTTCCTGGTCTCTTGTATGACATCTCTGACTAATCCTTCCTTGTCTCATTCTAGACTGGATGTGGGTGTGGTCAAAGGGCGGAGCTGGGCAGGGAGGGGGTGGGGCTCTGCCAGATGATCATGTGACTGCGGTCTGATCGCAGTGGAGCAGCTTCGGGTGCGCAGTCATTCGCGTCGTCCCCTGGAAAAGGTAAGAGGgagacagagtcagtcagacaacCACTCTAATGACAATCACGTGATGTCCTCAACTCACCGATACGGAAGTTGATGTAGCCCTCTCCTCCACTGAGAATGAGTTGAGAGGTAGAGACTAGAGTTACAGCACCGCCTCCTATTGTAGAGAAGCTGGTCACACAGCCTGGGGAACACAGATATAGAATACTAATAACCATGTAATAACTGCATAGTATCACAATATAATACTACCGAATAACTATGCAATAACTGCATAGTAGCACAATATAATACTGTCTAATAACTATGTAATAACTACATAGTATCACAATATAATACTTTTTAATAACTATGCAATAACTGCATAGCATTTAATACTGTACAACagggctattcaactatattccTACTGGGGACAGATGTAAAAAGGTTAATTGCAAGGGGATGGACATTTTCCACATGCAATTAATGTTCGGAGGAACTGTATAAAAAAAGCAACGCACATGACCAATAAAGCACTTTTCTTCAAATGAAATGTTGCTAAAAGTAATTAGGAAAGAAGTGGAAGGCGCTCAACCAATGTGAGTCGAGGTGCAGCCCAAAAACGCTCATCATTGAAAAGGAACACTTGCTCATTATTTTAACTATTAAAAGCTTCTTAAATGTAATTAGGTTATTTTAAAATCTGAAAACTAGGCATCTTAATAAAAAACACAAAGATATGTAAAATCAGGTGATGCCAAATTCCAGTCTGAGGGACGGAAGCTTTGAATTAATTTCTCACAGTCATTAGGTGCATTTATTTGTCCCACTCCCTTCTAACAAGTCCTTGTGAGCATCAGAGGGGGAAACAGAAGGCACGTAGTGTTGCTGAGAGTCGTAGCTTTCAGGAATGGGGTCATAATATGTTGTAGCTTAAACCGTTCAAACACTAGAGACAAATTCACATGAAGAAAAAATGATCAACATGCCACATGGGCGCTAGAAACCACAAAAAAACACTAGAAActacactatagacaaccactaTAGTGCTTGTCATTTTGACACTGAACGTCGGATTAGAGTTTTTTGCAGATCTTTGATTAATGTTCAGAATTGATCAAAGGGCCAGGGTAAATTAATAAATGGGCCAGATATGGGCCGTGGGCCGCCAGTTGAATAGCCCCGCTGTAGAATAACTGCATTGTTACACAACAGTGAATGAATGAACAACGATAAGAGATTTTCACCAGGTGCAGCAATGATGAACTTGACAGCCTGGCGGTGTCCATGGTAACACAGTTGTGCTGCCGCCAAAAAGCAGTATGGTATAGAGGCAGACTCTGAACCTATGGAACGCAGAGAAGAAGACAATTGAGATGTGACCAGTGTAAGGGCATTATCTCTCAGGTCATTCTGCTGTTGACCCCTGGGTCTCAGTGGTCAGCACTCACTGAGAGACACAGGGATGGAGAAGATGGCGCCACTTCCTGTTCCCACCCACAGACGGCCAGAGATGAAGGTGAGGGACGAGATCtggagcggagagagagacaagaaggcagggcctggaggagacagagagccaAACAGTCAGGAACTTATCAAGCAAAATTGAAGAAAATTCATTCAAAGTTATACATTAACTTATATGTGGGCCATTACATGCTCACATCAGCAATATAAAACATTAACAGATTCATGAACTGAGAATCCTGTTCATGCTCCTACCCAGTGTTTTGGTGACTAGAGGGGTCAGATCCACATCCTGCAGGGGCCGGCCAGTGGACCAATCAAAAAGCCTGAGTGTAGGGTCTAGCCGGCAGGACGTCCACACACCACTTCCTGCCGCACACAGGAAACGCACCTGCTGCTCACTGCGCTCCGAGACGGTTAAAGTTTGCTGAAAGAGAGGTGGGAAATAGACAAAATAATACAATGTACAAACCATTCTGAAttcacacacacaatattttCAGGTTCGTCAAACTCTTACCTCCACTTTTCTATTCTCGACATTGACCACATGAACCAGATTCCAGTATCCTACCCATAAACCCGCCCTCTTCGCTAGGCAACAGCGAATGGGCTGCAGTGGAGTTGATCCCAGAGGCAAAACCTCATGTGATTGGAGATCCCATCCACCTGTCAAATATAGTGATGATTAGTCATCATTAGTCTTTTACAATCACAGATTGTATCTGGTCATGGATAGATGGTATGAAGTTTGTCAAATTGAcgtcaaaatatatatatatatattggtatttttttttgcattttagctaaccctaacccttttcttaaacttaacctaattatcctaaccggCTATACTAATTCTCTTAAcccgtaagttctcctaacctgttacAAAAAGTCCATTCTGACATAAACTGTATCCCTTCTAGCAAGAACCATCGTATCTCAAACTTAAATGGTACCACttcttccctcctttccttcatATGCACTGATATGATCCTGACAGTGGCCTGACCTGATCCTGACAGGAACCTGACCTGATCCTGACCGTAGCCTGATCTGATCCTGACCgtaacctgacctgatcctgACAGGAACCTGACCTAATCCTGACCGTAGCCTGATCTGATCCTGACCGTAACCTGACCTGATAGTAGCCTGACCTGATCCTGacagtaacctgacctgatcctgACAGTAGCCTGACCTGATCCTGACAGTAGCCTGACCTGATCCTGACAGTAGCCTGACCTGATCCTGACAGTAGCCTGACCTGATCCTGACAGTAGCCTGACCTGATCCTGACAGTAGCCTGACCTGATCCTGATAGTAACCTGAGAGTGGGAATTACCTGGGTTGTGCGAGAAGAATGCAAGCGTCCCATTGGCTAATCCAGCAATGACTTGACCATGTGAATACCTGAAAGGTTTAGAGTTGAAAGTAAacataaataaagcaatattcaAACTGGTACACAATTATCCTTTCAGATTGAGTCATCCAAGTCTCCAACTGTAGGGGCTTGTGGTCTATATCGGACTGGGTACAGGAGTTCTCACGTGAGAGAGTGCACAccctcagacagagagatggactgCAGACAGCGCCTCCTAGCTGTGGACGCGGAGTGGACTAACACACTGGGAATGgaggaaaaaaaaaaagagaggagagagggagaatgagcaaCTGTCAATTGTTTAACATTATCATGGAACAGCATGGTTCTGATCTCCACACCTCACCTTCCTTCCTGAGTTCCAATCCACACAGTTCCTGAGGTCTCACCTGATGACACAGAAACAGAAGAGACGGTAAGCTGATAGCATTGCCAGTGTTTAAAGCATTGTTAATGGAAATAACTAGTTGAGTGATGATTTGGAAATGATGATGGCTATGGTTAACAAGTCTACAGAAATCTAAAAttggtaagctgatcctagatctgtgcccatGGGTAACTTTTACCCGGAGAGTAATAGATAGCACTGACCAGTAGGGGGCACAGCACAGATGCATAGGGCGGGC
This window encodes:
- the LOC110537095 gene encoding transmembrane protein 238 translates to MAQHYDGLSHCKLALVFAILMDLLGVSALLVGVFAPLEIKGQDFGDLLVYSGALLMLMSLGGWVMWYSGNLEGLTSRKELGGTMGAMDRLARSLSRRIRLPRSHSSPS